From Daucus carota subsp. sativus chromosome 6, DH1 v3.0, whole genome shotgun sequence, the proteins below share one genomic window:
- the LOC108226197 gene encoding uncharacterized protein LOC108226197 isoform X2: MKEANYNHLKLENFPSLNSDASGSAAKRRRQLFYSNAENAQPDEGGFMSANNPASFVTPRRPSSLPSFQRTPTERPPLSHLTNQSCTPNGINSTPNRGSVFNINTNLSPNYPQPMSSFNNHSSSFTGTIFNMNAPRTPTERETLSDLTNQSYTQNGYSIKRNAQTSITHRPSPSNLTHHSLRSSGSVLKVPAHNSLNGRVPLSNLTNQNLRSSAESRETCNDKRQVRMQSNTSKSRVNRIDTSGEGMPITRLFPDENGQSHETDEDVEMDPADDDALPEEDDTVYDGVLYGSDSDVDETTFDEIGACPTEGYCSLGIPNEKCIHCGAVMWKEERVNKNVKKGTPEFSICCCRGQIKLPKVPPTPSYLMQLYNDPEKGDSFRRNVRLYNTMFAFTSMGGRVDHSINTGRAPYIYRLNGQNHHVFGTLIPNEGQDPKFCQLYIYDTENEVENRMKWVKVSNGEPVDAAVVRGLLDMLDSTNELVPFFRMARDRFKEDAVQDLKIVMKISRADSGRENFIGPSNEVGAIMVGDLEDTCGERDIVIHSIKDGLQRISDIHPKLMALQYPLLFPRGEDGYSDDIPYEKTKNSAGKKRKRVTMKEYYSYRLQVRHNEGNTPRLGGRLFQQYIVDSFSAIEQARLWWYRTHQTTLRNDLYTNIKKSLSMGEGSTTNVGKGFILPASFLGSRRYMQQCFQDALAVCRHIGHPDIFLTMTTNPLWDEIQEMMKNMPGCLPVDSPDVIARVFKLKLDQIVDDIKNKGYFGNCAAIMYVVEFQKRGLPHVHMLIWLDSQSKKKLNANVDSFVSAEIPDPIKDPIGYQAVARHMMHGPCGLLNTKSPCMKDMKCSKHFPKKYCAQTMFDQSGFPIYKRRNTGITVKKGIHELDNQYVVPYNRDLLVKYQCHMNVEICCHARSLKYLFKYCLKGHDRATVEISNKTTDAQSISVDAPKDEIQAYFDGRYICGAEAAYRIFGFDIHYRSIFVLRLSFHLPGKRNCTFREDEELHKVVQREKFKLSQLEAFFQLNQKDINARKFTYDEIPRYYVWNVADSTWTVRKKGTQIGRLLFTHHTSGEIWYLRLLLTKVKGPTSFNHLKTVDGVCCNTFKEACHKYGFLEDDNEWNEVLHECSKCGFPGQIRELFVHIMVNCQVTDLSSLWKKYWKSMSDDIVMLHRKEDVNNHVSISDKQLQFYVLAEIDKLLRSIGKSIQQFAQLPQPPASFLHRGADNLIKDETSYDVQEMEEEFNKLFPNCNPEQLEVYNAVFNSVQNGEGRLFFVYGSGGCGKTYVWKTLIYKLRSMGKIVLPVASSGIAATLMPGGRTAHSRFKIPIVLDEDSCCSISHNSDIAELIKNTSLIIWDEAPMQHRYAFECLDRSLRDIMKSVSPERGEMLFGGITVLLGGDFRQILPVINLASRGEIVSACITRSRLWSAATIYILKQNMRLNQGETEADRESLRIFADWVLKIGDGKIQPPTDSTILFHEDDIEIPAEFCDTEVANSVENMIKWTFPDFAANFKTPSYLSERAILTPTNQTVGHLNSVIVGTIPGDTKSYYSGDKAEDFGGTASDLNFAFPPEYLNSYNIPGLPPHQMELKVGVAVMLMRNLNQTLGLCNGTRMMVTKCLKHCVECEVICGAFLGSRHFIPRMELYPTETKLPFKLIRKQMPLQICYSMTINKSQGQSLERVGLFLPKPAFTHGQIYVAVSRVTSPSGLRLFIDANTGEPTNITQNIVYKEVFYNLPKV; the protein is encoded by the exons ATGAAAGAG GCTAATTATAATCATCTGAAGCTTGAAAACTTCCCATCCTTGAATAGTGATGCTTCTG GTTCTGCAGCAAAAAGAAGAAGGCAGCTGTTTTATAGCAATGCAGAAAATGCCCAGCCAGATGAAG GGGGGTTTATGTCTGCTAATAATCCAGCTTCTTTTGTTACTCCTAGACGTCCTTCGTCTCTTCCATCATTTCAGA GAACTCCAACTGAACGACCTCCACTATCGCATTTGACCAATCAAAGTTGTACACCAAATGGTATAAATTCCACACCTAACAGAG GTTCTGTATTCAACATTAATACAAACCTGTCTCCCAATTATCCACAACCAATGTCCAGTTTTAACAATCACAGTTCCTCTTTTACAG gtACTATTTTTAACATGAATGCACCACGAACTCCAACTGAACGAGAGACACTATCAGATTTGACCAATCAAAGTTATACACAAAATG GTTATAGTATCAAGAGGAATGCACAGACATCTATAACACATCGACCTTCTCCTTCCAACCTAACACATCATAGCTTAAGATCATCAG GTTCTGTGTTGAAGGTGCCTGCACATAATTCTTTGAATGGTAGAGTGCCACTGTCAAACTTGACAAATCAGAACCTAAGATCATCTG CGGAATCAAGAGAAACCTGCAACGATAAAAGGCAAGTCAGAATGCAATCAAATACTTCAAAGAGCAGAGTTAACAGGATTGACACATCTGGTGAAGGAATGCCGATAACTAGGTTATTTCCTGATGAAAATGGACAGTCTCATGAAACAGATGAGGATGTTGAGATGGACCCGGCTGACGATGATGCCTTGCCTGAGGAAGACGATACTGTTTATGATG GAGTGTTATATGGAAGTGATAGTGATGTGGATGAAACGACCTTTGATGAAATTGGTGCCTGTCCTACTGAAG GATATTGTAGTCTTGGAATTCCAAATGAAAAATGTATACATTGTGGTGCTGTTATGTGGAAGGAAGAGCGCGTCAATAAAAATGTCAAGAAGGGAACCCCTGAATTTTCGATATGTTGCTGCAGAGGCCAGATCAAGTTGCCTAAAGTTCCACCTACACCGTCTTACCTAATGCAGTTGTATAATGATCCAGAAAAGGGAGACAGTTTCAGAAGGAATGTACGCTTATATAACACCATGTTCGCTTTCACCTCTATGGGTGGGAGAGTTGACCATTCAATTAATACCGGTAGAGCCCCCTACATTTACAGATTGAATGGGCAGAATCATCATGTTTTTGGGACTCTTATACCTAATGAAGGTCAAGATCCCAAATTctgtcaattatatatttatgacacTGAAAATGAGGTTGAGAATAGGATGAAATGGGTCAAGGTTAGTAATGGTGAACCCGTTGATGCTGCTGTTGTTCGTGGGTTGTTAGACATGTTGGATTCGACAAATGAGTTGGTTCCCTTCTTCCGTATGGCGCGCGATAGGTTCAAAGAAGATGCTGTGCAGGATTTGAAAATTGTCATGAAAATTTCACGTGCTGATAGTGGGCGTGAGAATTTTATCGGTCCTTCGAATGAGGTTGGTGCTATCATGGTAGGTGATCTCGAAGATACCTGTGGTGAGAGAGATATTGTCATTCACAGTATTAAGGATGGACTACAGCGTATCAGTGATATTCACCCTAAATTAATGGCATTACAGTACCCGTTGCTTTTCCCAAGAGGTGAGGATGGTTACTCAGATGATATTCCTTATGAGAAGACCAAGAATAGTGCTGGAAAGAAACGTAAGAGGGTCACCATGAAGGAGTATTACTCTTATCGACTTCAAGTCCGGCATAATGAAG GGAACACTCCAAGGCTTGGTGGCAGACTATTTCAACAGTATATTGTTGACTCCTTTTCGGCTATTGAACAAGCCCGCTTGTGGTGGTACCGAACTCATCAAACCACTCTTCGCAATGACCTCTacacaaatatcaaaaaaagtcTAAGCATGGGTGAAGGTAGCACAACAAATGTTGGCAAAGGTTTTATACTGCCTGCTAGCTTTCTTGGTTCTCGGAGGTACATGCAACAGTGCTTTCAAGATGCCCTTGCAGTTTGTAGGCATATTGGACATCCGGACATTTTCTTGACCATGACTACCAATCCTTTGTGGGATGAGATTCAAGAGATGATGAAAAACATGCCCGGCTGCCTACCTGTGGACTCTCCTGATGTAATTGCGCGTGTTTTCAAGCTTAAACTTGATCAGATTGTTGATGATATAAAGAACAAGGGCTATTTTGGAAACTGTGCTGCAA TCATGTAcgttgttgagtttcaaaagcGTGGTCTTCCGCATGTCCACATGCTCATCTGGCTGGATTCTCAGTCTAAGAAAAAACTCAATGCCAATGTAGACAGCTTTGTATCTGCTGAAATTCCCGATCCTATTAAAGACCCTATTGGTTATCAAGCTGTAGCTAGACACATGATGCATGGTCCCTGTGGTTTGCTCAACACCAAGTCTCCTTGCATGAAGGACATGAAGTGTAGTAAACACTTCCCTAAAAA GTATTGCGCTCAAACTATGTTTGATCAATCGGGCTTCCCTATTTACAAGCGCCGTAATACAGGGATCACAGTTAAGAAAGGAATTCATGAGCTTGACAATCAATATGTAGTTCCCTACAACCGAGATCTACTGGTGAAGTACCAATGCCACATGAACGTGGAGATTTGTTGTCATGCACGTAGCCTCAAGTACCTTTTCAAATACTGCCTCAAAGGTCACGACCGTGCGACAGTTGAGATTTCAAACAAAACCACAGATGCTCAATCTATTTCTGTTGATGCTCCCAAAGATGAAATTCAAGCTTATTTTGATGGACGATACATATGCGGGGCTGAGGCTGCATATAGGATTTTTGGATTTGACATCCATTATAGATCTATCTTTGTTCTTCGACTTTCCTTTCACTTACCTGGAAAACGAAATTGTACATTTAGAGAAGATGAGGAACTTCACAAGGTTGTGCAAAGGGAGAAATTTAAACTGAGTCAACTGGAGGCTTTCTTCCAACTGAACCAGAAGGACATCAATGCAAGGAAATTCACTTATGATGAAATTCCAAGGTACTATGTTTGGAATGTGGCTGACTCAACTTGGACCGTACGTAAGAAAGGCACCCAAATAGGCAGGCTTCTATTCACTCACCATACTTCGGGGGAAATTTGGTACTTGCGCTTATTACTCACAAAGGTAAAGGGACCAACATCATTCAACCATCTGAAAACTGTTGATGGTGTATGTTGCAATACATTCAAAGAAGCATGTCATAAATATGGTTTCCTGGAAGACGATAACGAATGGAATGAGGTTCTTCACGAATGTTCTAAATGTGGCTTTCCAGGACAAATCCGTGAGCTTTTTGTCCATATAATGGTCAATTGCCAAGTCACTGATTTATCTTCTCTTTGGAAAAAATACTGGAAGAGCATGAGTGATGACATTGTCATGCTTCATCGTAAGGAAGATGTCAATAATCATGTTTCTATAAGCGACAAACAACTTCAATTTTATGTCCTAGCAG AAATTGATAAGTTACTAAGATCTATTGGCAAGTCAATACAACAGTTTGCCCAGCTTCCGCAGCCTCCAGCTTCATTTCTTCACAGAGGAGCAGATAATTTGATAAAGGATGAGACAAGCTATGATGTTCAAgaaatggaagaagagttcAACAAGCTTTTCCCTAATTGTAATCCCGAACAGCTTGAGGTGTACAATGCTGTATTTAATTCAGTTCAGAATGGCGAAGGTCGTTTATTCTTTGTTTACGGAAGTGGTGGATGTGGAAAGACCTACGTCTGGAAAACTCTGATATATAAACTCAGATCAATGGGGAAGATTGTCTTGCCTGTTGCATCATCTGGGATTGCTGCTACTTTAATGCCCGGTGGGAGGACTGCTCATTCTAGATTCAAGATCCCTATTGTTCTGGATGAAGATTCATGTTGCTCGATATCTCATAATTCTGATATTGCAGAACTTATAAAGAATACCAGCCTTATCATATGGGACGAGGCTCCAATGCAACACCGTTATGCTTTCGAATGCCTTGACAGATCACTTAGAGATATCATGAAATCTGTCAGTCCTGAAAGAGGTGAGATGCTTTTTGGAGGCATTACAGTTTTGTTAGGTGGAGACTTCAGGCAAATACTTCCAGTAATCAACCTTGCTTCCAGGGGTGAAATTGTATCAGCGTGTATCACACGATCTCGATTATGGTCTGCTGCTACAATTTACATACTTAAGCAGAACATGCGACTAAACCAAGGTGAGACTGAAGCTGACAGAGAGAGTTTGAGGATTTTTGCTGATTGGGTCCTTAAAATTGGTGATGGTAAGATTCAACCCCCAACCGACAGTACAATCCTTTTTCATGAAGATGATATTGAGATTCCAGCTGAATTTTGTGACACGGAAGTTGCAAATAGTGTTGAGAATATGATCAAATGGACGTTTCCTGATTTTGCAGCAAATTTTAAGACCCCTTCTTATCTTAGTGAGCGAGCAATTTTAACTCCAACAAACCAAACTGTTGGCCACTTGAACTCTGTAATTGTTGGTACTATCCCAGGAGACACCAAATCATACTACAGTGGGGATAAAGCAGAAGATTTTGGGGGGACTGCTTCTGATCTGAATTTTGCGTTCCCTCCGGAGTATTTGAATTCATACAATATTCCAGGCCTTCCACCACATCAGATGGAATTGAAGGTTGGTGTCGCTGTAATGCTTATGCGGAATTTAAACCAGACTCTAGGACTTTGCAATGGAACAAGGATGATGGTGACGAAATGTCTGAAACATTGTGTTGAGTGTGAAGTAATTTGTGGCGCTTTTCTTGGGAGTAGGCACTTCATTCCCAGGATGGAGCTTTATCCAACCGAGACAAAACTCCCATTTAAGTTGATAAGGAAACAAATGCCTCTTCAAATCTGCTACTCGATGACTATTAACAAATCTCAAGGCCAATCTCTTGAAAGAGTTGGTTTATTTCTACCAAAGCCGGCCTTCACACATGGTCAAATATATGTAGCTGTTAGTAGGGTGACGTCTCCATCTGGATTGAGACTTTTCATCGATGCAAACACAGGTGAACCGACAAATATAACCCAGAATATAGTTTACAAGGAGGTGTTTTACAACCTGCCCAAAGTCTGA
- the LOC108226197 gene encoding uncharacterized protein LOC108226197 isoform X1 has product MKEANYNHLKLENFPSLNSDASGSAAKRRRQLFYSNAENAQPDEGGFMSANNPASFVTPRRPSSLPSFQRTPTERPPLSHLTNQSCTPNGINSTPNRGSVFNINTNLSPNYPQPMSSFNNHSSSFTGTIFNMNAPRTPTERETLSDLTNQSYTQNGYSIKRNAQTSITHRPSPSNLTHHSLRSSGSVLKVPAHNSLNGRVPLSNLTNQNLRSSEKIAESRETCNDKRQVRMQSNTSKSRVNRIDTSGEGMPITRLFPDENGQSHETDEDVEMDPADDDALPEEDDTVYDGVLYGSDSDVDETTFDEIGACPTEGYCSLGIPNEKCIHCGAVMWKEERVNKNVKKGTPEFSICCCRGQIKLPKVPPTPSYLMQLYNDPEKGDSFRRNVRLYNTMFAFTSMGGRVDHSINTGRAPYIYRLNGQNHHVFGTLIPNEGQDPKFCQLYIYDTENEVENRMKWVKVSNGEPVDAAVVRGLLDMLDSTNELVPFFRMARDRFKEDAVQDLKIVMKISRADSGRENFIGPSNEVGAIMVGDLEDTCGERDIVIHSIKDGLQRISDIHPKLMALQYPLLFPRGEDGYSDDIPYEKTKNSAGKKRKRVTMKEYYSYRLQVRHNEGNTPRLGGRLFQQYIVDSFSAIEQARLWWYRTHQTTLRNDLYTNIKKSLSMGEGSTTNVGKGFILPASFLGSRRYMQQCFQDALAVCRHIGHPDIFLTMTTNPLWDEIQEMMKNMPGCLPVDSPDVIARVFKLKLDQIVDDIKNKGYFGNCAAIMYVVEFQKRGLPHVHMLIWLDSQSKKKLNANVDSFVSAEIPDPIKDPIGYQAVARHMMHGPCGLLNTKSPCMKDMKCSKHFPKKYCAQTMFDQSGFPIYKRRNTGITVKKGIHELDNQYVVPYNRDLLVKYQCHMNVEICCHARSLKYLFKYCLKGHDRATVEISNKTTDAQSISVDAPKDEIQAYFDGRYICGAEAAYRIFGFDIHYRSIFVLRLSFHLPGKRNCTFREDEELHKVVQREKFKLSQLEAFFQLNQKDINARKFTYDEIPRYYVWNVADSTWTVRKKGTQIGRLLFTHHTSGEIWYLRLLLTKVKGPTSFNHLKTVDGVCCNTFKEACHKYGFLEDDNEWNEVLHECSKCGFPGQIRELFVHIMVNCQVTDLSSLWKKYWKSMSDDIVMLHRKEDVNNHVSISDKQLQFYVLAEIDKLLRSIGKSIQQFAQLPQPPASFLHRGADNLIKDETSYDVQEMEEEFNKLFPNCNPEQLEVYNAVFNSVQNGEGRLFFVYGSGGCGKTYVWKTLIYKLRSMGKIVLPVASSGIAATLMPGGRTAHSRFKIPIVLDEDSCCSISHNSDIAELIKNTSLIIWDEAPMQHRYAFECLDRSLRDIMKSVSPERGEMLFGGITVLLGGDFRQILPVINLASRGEIVSACITRSRLWSAATIYILKQNMRLNQGETEADRESLRIFADWVLKIGDGKIQPPTDSTILFHEDDIEIPAEFCDTEVANSVENMIKWTFPDFAANFKTPSYLSERAILTPTNQTVGHLNSVIVGTIPGDTKSYYSGDKAEDFGGTASDLNFAFPPEYLNSYNIPGLPPHQMELKVGVAVMLMRNLNQTLGLCNGTRMMVTKCLKHCVECEVICGAFLGSRHFIPRMELYPTETKLPFKLIRKQMPLQICYSMTINKSQGQSLERVGLFLPKPAFTHGQIYVAVSRVTSPSGLRLFIDANTGEPTNITQNIVYKEVFYNLPKV; this is encoded by the exons ATGAAAGAG GCTAATTATAATCATCTGAAGCTTGAAAACTTCCCATCCTTGAATAGTGATGCTTCTG GTTCTGCAGCAAAAAGAAGAAGGCAGCTGTTTTATAGCAATGCAGAAAATGCCCAGCCAGATGAAG GGGGGTTTATGTCTGCTAATAATCCAGCTTCTTTTGTTACTCCTAGACGTCCTTCGTCTCTTCCATCATTTCAGA GAACTCCAACTGAACGACCTCCACTATCGCATTTGACCAATCAAAGTTGTACACCAAATGGTATAAATTCCACACCTAACAGAG GTTCTGTATTCAACATTAATACAAACCTGTCTCCCAATTATCCACAACCAATGTCCAGTTTTAACAATCACAGTTCCTCTTTTACAG gtACTATTTTTAACATGAATGCACCACGAACTCCAACTGAACGAGAGACACTATCAGATTTGACCAATCAAAGTTATACACAAAATG GTTATAGTATCAAGAGGAATGCACAGACATCTATAACACATCGACCTTCTCCTTCCAACCTAACACATCATAGCTTAAGATCATCAG GTTCTGTGTTGAAGGTGCCTGCACATAATTCTTTGAATGGTAGAGTGCCACTGTCAAACTTGACAAATCAGAACCTAAGATCATCTG AAAAAATAGCGGAATCAAGAGAAACCTGCAACGATAAAAGGCAAGTCAGAATGCAATCAAATACTTCAAAGAGCAGAGTTAACAGGATTGACACATCTGGTGAAGGAATGCCGATAACTAGGTTATTTCCTGATGAAAATGGACAGTCTCATGAAACAGATGAGGATGTTGAGATGGACCCGGCTGACGATGATGCCTTGCCTGAGGAAGACGATACTGTTTATGATG GAGTGTTATATGGAAGTGATAGTGATGTGGATGAAACGACCTTTGATGAAATTGGTGCCTGTCCTACTGAAG GATATTGTAGTCTTGGAATTCCAAATGAAAAATGTATACATTGTGGTGCTGTTATGTGGAAGGAAGAGCGCGTCAATAAAAATGTCAAGAAGGGAACCCCTGAATTTTCGATATGTTGCTGCAGAGGCCAGATCAAGTTGCCTAAAGTTCCACCTACACCGTCTTACCTAATGCAGTTGTATAATGATCCAGAAAAGGGAGACAGTTTCAGAAGGAATGTACGCTTATATAACACCATGTTCGCTTTCACCTCTATGGGTGGGAGAGTTGACCATTCAATTAATACCGGTAGAGCCCCCTACATTTACAGATTGAATGGGCAGAATCATCATGTTTTTGGGACTCTTATACCTAATGAAGGTCAAGATCCCAAATTctgtcaattatatatttatgacacTGAAAATGAGGTTGAGAATAGGATGAAATGGGTCAAGGTTAGTAATGGTGAACCCGTTGATGCTGCTGTTGTTCGTGGGTTGTTAGACATGTTGGATTCGACAAATGAGTTGGTTCCCTTCTTCCGTATGGCGCGCGATAGGTTCAAAGAAGATGCTGTGCAGGATTTGAAAATTGTCATGAAAATTTCACGTGCTGATAGTGGGCGTGAGAATTTTATCGGTCCTTCGAATGAGGTTGGTGCTATCATGGTAGGTGATCTCGAAGATACCTGTGGTGAGAGAGATATTGTCATTCACAGTATTAAGGATGGACTACAGCGTATCAGTGATATTCACCCTAAATTAATGGCATTACAGTACCCGTTGCTTTTCCCAAGAGGTGAGGATGGTTACTCAGATGATATTCCTTATGAGAAGACCAAGAATAGTGCTGGAAAGAAACGTAAGAGGGTCACCATGAAGGAGTATTACTCTTATCGACTTCAAGTCCGGCATAATGAAG GGAACACTCCAAGGCTTGGTGGCAGACTATTTCAACAGTATATTGTTGACTCCTTTTCGGCTATTGAACAAGCCCGCTTGTGGTGGTACCGAACTCATCAAACCACTCTTCGCAATGACCTCTacacaaatatcaaaaaaagtcTAAGCATGGGTGAAGGTAGCACAACAAATGTTGGCAAAGGTTTTATACTGCCTGCTAGCTTTCTTGGTTCTCGGAGGTACATGCAACAGTGCTTTCAAGATGCCCTTGCAGTTTGTAGGCATATTGGACATCCGGACATTTTCTTGACCATGACTACCAATCCTTTGTGGGATGAGATTCAAGAGATGATGAAAAACATGCCCGGCTGCCTACCTGTGGACTCTCCTGATGTAATTGCGCGTGTTTTCAAGCTTAAACTTGATCAGATTGTTGATGATATAAAGAACAAGGGCTATTTTGGAAACTGTGCTGCAA TCATGTAcgttgttgagtttcaaaagcGTGGTCTTCCGCATGTCCACATGCTCATCTGGCTGGATTCTCAGTCTAAGAAAAAACTCAATGCCAATGTAGACAGCTTTGTATCTGCTGAAATTCCCGATCCTATTAAAGACCCTATTGGTTATCAAGCTGTAGCTAGACACATGATGCATGGTCCCTGTGGTTTGCTCAACACCAAGTCTCCTTGCATGAAGGACATGAAGTGTAGTAAACACTTCCCTAAAAA GTATTGCGCTCAAACTATGTTTGATCAATCGGGCTTCCCTATTTACAAGCGCCGTAATACAGGGATCACAGTTAAGAAAGGAATTCATGAGCTTGACAATCAATATGTAGTTCCCTACAACCGAGATCTACTGGTGAAGTACCAATGCCACATGAACGTGGAGATTTGTTGTCATGCACGTAGCCTCAAGTACCTTTTCAAATACTGCCTCAAAGGTCACGACCGTGCGACAGTTGAGATTTCAAACAAAACCACAGATGCTCAATCTATTTCTGTTGATGCTCCCAAAGATGAAATTCAAGCTTATTTTGATGGACGATACATATGCGGGGCTGAGGCTGCATATAGGATTTTTGGATTTGACATCCATTATAGATCTATCTTTGTTCTTCGACTTTCCTTTCACTTACCTGGAAAACGAAATTGTACATTTAGAGAAGATGAGGAACTTCACAAGGTTGTGCAAAGGGAGAAATTTAAACTGAGTCAACTGGAGGCTTTCTTCCAACTGAACCAGAAGGACATCAATGCAAGGAAATTCACTTATGATGAAATTCCAAGGTACTATGTTTGGAATGTGGCTGACTCAACTTGGACCGTACGTAAGAAAGGCACCCAAATAGGCAGGCTTCTATTCACTCACCATACTTCGGGGGAAATTTGGTACTTGCGCTTATTACTCACAAAGGTAAAGGGACCAACATCATTCAACCATCTGAAAACTGTTGATGGTGTATGTTGCAATACATTCAAAGAAGCATGTCATAAATATGGTTTCCTGGAAGACGATAACGAATGGAATGAGGTTCTTCACGAATGTTCTAAATGTGGCTTTCCAGGACAAATCCGTGAGCTTTTTGTCCATATAATGGTCAATTGCCAAGTCACTGATTTATCTTCTCTTTGGAAAAAATACTGGAAGAGCATGAGTGATGACATTGTCATGCTTCATCGTAAGGAAGATGTCAATAATCATGTTTCTATAAGCGACAAACAACTTCAATTTTATGTCCTAGCAG AAATTGATAAGTTACTAAGATCTATTGGCAAGTCAATACAACAGTTTGCCCAGCTTCCGCAGCCTCCAGCTTCATTTCTTCACAGAGGAGCAGATAATTTGATAAAGGATGAGACAAGCTATGATGTTCAAgaaatggaagaagagttcAACAAGCTTTTCCCTAATTGTAATCCCGAACAGCTTGAGGTGTACAATGCTGTATTTAATTCAGTTCAGAATGGCGAAGGTCGTTTATTCTTTGTTTACGGAAGTGGTGGATGTGGAAAGACCTACGTCTGGAAAACTCTGATATATAAACTCAGATCAATGGGGAAGATTGTCTTGCCTGTTGCATCATCTGGGATTGCTGCTACTTTAATGCCCGGTGGGAGGACTGCTCATTCTAGATTCAAGATCCCTATTGTTCTGGATGAAGATTCATGTTGCTCGATATCTCATAATTCTGATATTGCAGAACTTATAAAGAATACCAGCCTTATCATATGGGACGAGGCTCCAATGCAACACCGTTATGCTTTCGAATGCCTTGACAGATCACTTAGAGATATCATGAAATCTGTCAGTCCTGAAAGAGGTGAGATGCTTTTTGGAGGCATTACAGTTTTGTTAGGTGGAGACTTCAGGCAAATACTTCCAGTAATCAACCTTGCTTCCAGGGGTGAAATTGTATCAGCGTGTATCACACGATCTCGATTATGGTCTGCTGCTACAATTTACATACTTAAGCAGAACATGCGACTAAACCAAGGTGAGACTGAAGCTGACAGAGAGAGTTTGAGGATTTTTGCTGATTGGGTCCTTAAAATTGGTGATGGTAAGATTCAACCCCCAACCGACAGTACAATCCTTTTTCATGAAGATGATATTGAGATTCCAGCTGAATTTTGTGACACGGAAGTTGCAAATAGTGTTGAGAATATGATCAAATGGACGTTTCCTGATTTTGCAGCAAATTTTAAGACCCCTTCTTATCTTAGTGAGCGAGCAATTTTAACTCCAACAAACCAAACTGTTGGCCACTTGAACTCTGTAATTGTTGGTACTATCCCAGGAGACACCAAATCATACTACAGTGGGGATAAAGCAGAAGATTTTGGGGGGACTGCTTCTGATCTGAATTTTGCGTTCCCTCCGGAGTATTTGAATTCATACAATATTCCAGGCCTTCCACCACATCAGATGGAATTGAAGGTTGGTGTCGCTGTAATGCTTATGCGGAATTTAAACCAGACTCTAGGACTTTGCAATGGAACAAGGATGATGGTGACGAAATGTCTGAAACATTGTGTTGAGTGTGAAGTAATTTGTGGCGCTTTTCTTGGGAGTAGGCACTTCATTCCCAGGATGGAGCTTTATCCAACCGAGACAAAACTCCCATTTAAGTTGATAAGGAAACAAATGCCTCTTCAAATCTGCTACTCGATGACTATTAACAAATCTCAAGGCCAATCTCTTGAAAGAGTTGGTTTATTTCTACCAAAGCCGGCCTTCACACATGGTCAAATATATGTAGCTGTTAGTAGGGTGACGTCTCCATCTGGATTGAGACTTTTCATCGATGCAAACACAGGTGAACCGACAAATATAACCCAGAATATAGTTTACAAGGAGGTGTTTTACAACCTGCCCAAAGTCTGA